The Leptospira sp. WS39.C2 genome contains a region encoding:
- a CDS encoding DJ-1 family glyoxalase III → MATQVLIPLCPGFEEMEAIILIDVLRRGNVKVVSVSKSKEPVIASRNTIHLSDQTFSETNPNEFDAIILPGGLNGTKNLMADPTIESMLQSFHKSKKIIGAICAAPAVLRKFQILTGDDPYTAFPSDDDLALGAGGRYTGKRIESYQHIHTSVGPGSAFEFALYLLELFEGKEVMENVKRGLQLPHSV, encoded by the coding sequence ATGGCAACTCAGGTTTTGATTCCCCTATGTCCTGGATTTGAAGAAATGGAGGCCATCATTCTCATAGATGTTTTACGCCGTGGGAATGTAAAGGTTGTCTCTGTGAGTAAATCAAAAGAGCCAGTGATCGCTTCTAGAAATACAATCCACCTCTCAGACCAAACTTTTTCCGAAACCAACCCAAATGAATTTGATGCCATCATCCTTCCTGGTGGACTAAACGGCACAAAGAATCTAATGGCGGATCCCACTATCGAATCGATGTTACAGTCATTTCATAAGTCAAAAAAAATCATCGGAGCCATTTGTGCTGCCCCTGCTGTGTTACGCAAATTTCAAATCCTAACAGGAGATGATCCTTATACAGCTTTTCCTTCTGATGATGACTTGGCTTTGGGTGCTGGTGGAAGGTATACGGGGAAACGAATTGAGTCCTACCAACACATCCATACAAGTGTTGGTCCTGGTTCGGCGTTTGAGTTTGCTTTGTATCTTTTAGAATTATTTGAAGGGAAAGAAGTGATGGAAAATGTAAAACGAGGACTACAACTACCTCATTCGGTTTGA
- a CDS encoding S1C family serine protease — MTEKKTNPLRYIAIAFSFLLLGTFLSPILTCGNSSENPLQLKADGGEKLSPAQTQAVALEDAFQEVFDRVSPSVVSIATEGTVNVPLHPFEYFFGPPQNQRRGSRQQKLSGLGSGIVLNEEGYIMTNHHVIQNMNKFTVKLKNRSEYEAKLIGSDSTADIALLKINAPKGILSPSIIGDSSKVRVGNWAIAIGAPLGLEQSFTVGVVSAIQRGGLDKSGLAYIQTDAAINQGNSGGPLLNIRGEVVGINRMIVSQSGGSDGIGFAIPINEARRVVEELKMNGKVARAWIGAALQYISPRDIAQLGLKNNQGAIIHQIQKGAPADKAGLQIMDVIVEIDGKPVRTPDEVVGIIVNSQIGKSIELKIIRNKNEILTSITPEKKPN, encoded by the coding sequence ATGACTGAGAAAAAAACGAATCCTTTACGTTACATCGCAATTGCCTTTAGCTTTTTATTACTTGGGACATTTTTATCTCCCATCTTAACTTGCGGAAATTCATCTGAAAACCCATTACAACTCAAAGCGGACGGCGGTGAAAAATTATCACCTGCACAAACACAAGCCGTTGCCTTAGAAGATGCTTTCCAAGAAGTATTTGATCGTGTCTCCCCAAGTGTTGTTTCCATCGCAACAGAAGGAACAGTGAATGTTCCTCTCCACCCGTTTGAATATTTTTTTGGCCCTCCACAAAACCAAAGGAGAGGATCACGCCAACAAAAACTTTCAGGACTAGGATCTGGAATCGTGTTAAACGAAGAAGGATACATTATGACTAACCACCATGTGATCCAAAACATGAATAAGTTTACGGTAAAATTAAAAAACAGAAGTGAGTATGAAGCAAAATTAATTGGATCTGATTCTACTGCTGATATTGCTTTATTAAAAATCAATGCACCAAAAGGAATTTTATCACCGAGTATTATCGGAGATTCAAGCAAAGTGAGAGTAGGGAACTGGGCCATTGCGATTGGAGCTCCTCTTGGCCTTGAACAATCTTTTACTGTTGGTGTGGTCTCTGCCATACAAAGGGGAGGACTCGACAAGTCTGGTCTTGCTTACATCCAAACGGATGCGGCCATCAACCAAGGGAATAGTGGAGGACCGCTCCTCAATATCAGAGGGGAAGTGGTAGGAATCAACCGTATGATTGTGAGCCAATCTGGTGGATCCGATGGGATTGGGTTTGCCATCCCGATCAATGAAGCAAGACGAGTTGTGGAAGAACTCAAAATGAATGGGAAGGTGGCAAGGGCTTGGATTGGGGCTGCACTTCAATATATATCACCGAGAGACATCGCCCAACTGGGACTGAAAAATAACCAAGGAGCCATCATCCACCAAATCCAAAAAGGAGCTCCTGCGGATAAAGCAGGACTTCAAATTATGGATGTAATTGTTGAAATCGATGGAAAACCCGTACGAACTCCAGATGAAGTTGTGGGAATCATCGTGAATTCGCAGATTGGCAAAAGCATTGAGTTAAAAATCATTCGAAATAAAAATGAAATCTTGACGTCCATCACTCCAGAGAAGAAACCCAATTGA
- the ruvB gene encoding Holliday junction branch migration DNA helicase RuvB, with translation MQAGEEEPNLRPTKLSEFIGQKEVLANLSVYVEAARKRKSPLDHVLISGPPGLGKTTLANIIANELAVAFTPTSAPAISKGADLVRFLTLLKTNEVLFIDEIHGFIKKQEELLYPAMENFFVDLVVGEGVTANALQIQLQPFTLVGATTRSGLVSDPLKSRFGIHLKLDFYTDEEMQIIVDRSAKLLGVNLGEGVAMEVGKRSRKTPRIANHLLKRVRDFAEVNNETSVSLKTCRYAFERMGVDHLGLDAVDRQILDILISRYGGGPVGIKPIAVVLGEEERTIEDTYEPFLVRVGLIDRTPQGRVATKKAYEHLGLPYIGNTGENRENGPTLF, from the coding sequence ATGCAAGCGGGCGAAGAAGAACCAAACCTTCGCCCAACAAAATTGTCTGAGTTTATTGGACAAAAAGAGGTTCTAGCCAATCTATCTGTTTATGTAGAAGCGGCTCGCAAACGAAAAAGCCCACTCGACCATGTTCTCATCTCAGGCCCCCCTGGGCTCGGCAAAACTACCCTTGCAAACATCATTGCCAATGAACTAGCCGTTGCCTTCACTCCGACTTCAGCACCAGCGATTTCGAAAGGGGCTGATTTGGTGCGGTTTCTAACTCTACTCAAAACAAACGAAGTTCTTTTCATCGATGAAATCCATGGTTTCATTAAAAAACAGGAAGAACTTTTGTATCCAGCCATGGAGAACTTTTTTGTCGATTTGGTTGTTGGGGAAGGTGTTACCGCAAATGCCTTACAAATCCAACTCCAACCTTTTACACTAGTTGGAGCAACAACAAGGTCTGGGCTTGTCAGTGATCCTTTAAAATCGAGATTTGGAATCCATCTCAAACTTGATTTTTATACGGATGAGGAAATGCAAATCATTGTGGATCGTTCTGCCAAATTGCTAGGTGTCAACCTCGGTGAAGGTGTGGCGATGGAAGTTGGGAAACGCAGTCGTAAAACTCCAAGGATCGCCAACCATCTTTTAAAGCGAGTTCGCGATTTTGCTGAAGTCAATAATGAAACATCCGTTAGTTTAAAAACATGTCGTTATGCATTTGAAAGGATGGGTGTGGACCATTTGGGGCTTGATGCAGTTGATAGGCAAATCCTCGACATTCTCATATCGAGGTATGGGGGAGGTCCAGTTGGAATCAAACCCATTGCCGTTGTCCTCGGGGAAGAGGAACGCACAATCGAAGACACTTATGAACCTTTCCTAGTCAGAGTGGGCCTAATCGACCGCACTCCACAAGGCCGAGTGGCTACGAAAAAAGCTTACGAACATTTAGGACTTCCGTATATTGGAAATACGGGAGAAAATCGTGAAAATGGCCCCACTCTCTTTTGA
- a CDS encoding TonB family protein: protein MAPLSFDFRLPEKEEGEKRLFFAFTFVILLASFFLAHLITRNMLWKMWAEEQTLENLGPKEQEKIYEVLVEQQFINPDKKDEYKALSNKDSAGGGGITEKQGFHTLTQFREFIMGSNSSTPSKSQPKSEESKEDELFEFGIFKADPKTNSNSEERPNQAANAGQMTKIPFNYRFQQDFLFRWDGAKALTIPTKQLAGYYYFKNMLKRIEESFAPPGGGNYAYRDMAGIVAREGIKEGETKVLFMLSEQGQVLDVRLVSSQGQVVVDQACLDSIRGQNFGPVPEEVKAKGLIFGINFIFPGIRYYR, encoded by the coding sequence ATGGCCCCACTCTCTTTTGATTTCCGATTACCCGAAAAAGAAGAAGGGGAAAAACGTCTCTTTTTTGCTTTCACATTTGTAATCCTACTTGCGTCCTTTTTTTTGGCTCACCTCATCACAAGGAATATGTTGTGGAAGATGTGGGCAGAAGAACAAACCTTGGAAAACCTCGGACCCAAAGAACAAGAAAAAATATACGAAGTGCTCGTAGAACAACAGTTCATCAATCCTGATAAAAAAGATGAGTACAAAGCCTTATCTAACAAAGATTCGGCGGGTGGTGGAGGGATCACAGAAAAACAAGGATTCCACACATTAACCCAATTTAGAGAATTCATAATGGGGAGTAATTCATCCACTCCTAGTAAATCTCAACCCAAATCAGAAGAATCCAAAGAAGATGAACTTTTTGAATTTGGAATTTTTAAAGCAGATCCAAAAACCAATTCCAACTCAGAAGAACGTCCTAACCAAGCGGCTAACGCTGGCCAAATGACGAAAATTCCTTTTAATTATCGTTTCCAACAAGACTTTTTATTTCGATGGGATGGAGCAAAGGCTCTCACGATTCCCACCAAACAGTTAGCAGGTTATTATTATTTTAAAAACATGTTAAAACGAATTGAGGAATCCTTTGCCCCTCCAGGTGGAGGAAATTATGCTTACCGTGATATGGCAGGTATAGTTGCCAGAGAAGGGATCAAAGAAGGGGAGACCAAAGTTTTATTTATGTTAAGTGAACAAGGTCAAGTTTTGGATGTGAGATTGGTATCATCCCAAGGACAGGTGGTTGTAGACCAAGCTTGTCTTGATTCCATCCGAGGCCAAAACTTTGGACCTGTTCCCGAAGAAGTTAAAGCCAAAGGATTAATCTTTGGCATAAATTTTATTTTCCCAGGGATTCGTTATTACCGCTAA
- a CDS encoding serine hydrolase domain-containing protein produces the protein MKHILILFFVLFTYQCGKDLSPFGGEVNVTPLPKRLKPEWPNPEWKVVTPESVGVSSAKLKLVDEYAFTRTGDDTDRKGRRTDAVVILRNGKLIYEKYARNFKQDKVHITWSVSKSILQTMYGIAVKDGLIKLDDPGYYHYEPLSRDEAHKKITIRHLLNMSSGLTAEEGYESGPLKSSVIAMLYTRGRQDMGSFCANLPLRSEPGTHVYYSSCDTNILSAILKKVYGKEEYDKLPFEKIFKPLGISNVTFERDGSGTYVGSSYLYLTARDLAKIGYLYLNDGIWNGERYLPEGWSSFTRTPAPGYKTTPYSEDLAEDNYTAHWYANTGVPERGIHEPWPDAPKDTFAALGHWGQMMYVIPSLDLIVVRFGDDREKAFIKNDFLKLIKESVIR, from the coding sequence ATGAAACATATTCTAATTTTATTTTTTGTTCTTTTTACATACCAATGTGGAAAAGACCTTTCTCCTTTCGGTGGAGAAGTAAATGTTACTCCTTTACCAAAACGTCTCAAACCTGAATGGCCAAATCCAGAGTGGAAAGTTGTTACTCCAGAGTCTGTTGGAGTATCGTCCGCAAAACTTAAATTAGTTGATGAATATGCATTTACTCGAACTGGAGATGATACAGATCGTAAAGGGAGAAGGACAGATGCCGTGGTTATACTTCGCAATGGAAAACTCATTTATGAAAAATATGCGCGTAATTTTAAGCAAGATAAAGTCCACATAACATGGTCTGTCTCAAAAAGTATCCTACAAACTATGTATGGGATTGCGGTAAAAGATGGTCTCATTAAATTAGATGACCCAGGTTATTACCATTACGAACCACTGAGCCGAGATGAAGCTCATAAAAAAATTACCATTCGCCATCTTTTGAATATGTCATCGGGTCTTACCGCAGAAGAGGGGTATGAAAGTGGTCCATTAAAATCTTCCGTCATTGCGATGTTATATACCAGAGGTAGACAGGATATGGGAAGTTTTTGTGCAAACCTTCCACTTCGGTCGGAACCTGGAACACATGTATATTATTCTAGTTGTGATACCAATATCTTATCTGCGATTTTAAAAAAGGTTTATGGAAAGGAAGAATATGATAAACTTCCGTTTGAAAAAATCTTCAAACCACTTGGGATCTCAAATGTAACTTTTGAGCGCGATGGATCGGGTACGTATGTAGGTTCCTCTTATCTTTATCTAACGGCAAGGGATCTTGCAAAAATCGGATATTTGTATTTAAATGATGGTATTTGGAATGGAGAACGTTACTTACCAGAAGGATGGTCGAGTTTCACAAGGACTCCAGCTCCTGGTTATAAAACAACTCCCTATTCCGAAGATTTAGCAGAAGACAATTATACCGCACATTGGTATGCAAACACAGGAGTTCCTGAAAGAGGAATCCATGAACCTTGGCCAGATGCTCCGAAAGATACCTTCGCTGCTCTTGGCCATTGGGGTCAAATGATGTATGTGATCCCAAGTTTAGACCTAATCGTTGTTCGTTTTGGTGATGATCGCGAAAAAGCGTTTATCAAAAATGATTTTCTAAAATTAATCAAGGAATCTGTGATTCGGTAA
- a CDS encoding SufE family protein produces MKQNIEEIQKEIISEFSELTDWEEKFQYLIELGEGLPTFPDEKRTEEYLVPGCQSRVWVAPRLNEGKLEFDADSDTALTKGLIAILIRVFSGQSPGDIAKASLGFIEEVGLAKFLSISRRNGLFSMVQKLKGYAEKV; encoded by the coding sequence ATGAAACAAAACATTGAAGAAATCCAAAAAGAAATTATCTCCGAGTTTTCTGAACTCACTGATTGGGAAGAAAAATTTCAATATTTAATTGAGTTAGGTGAAGGATTACCTACGTTTCCAGACGAAAAAAGAACAGAAGAATACTTAGTACCAGGGTGCCAATCTCGTGTTTGGGTCGCACCTAGACTAAATGAAGGAAAACTTGAGTTTGATGCTGATAGTGATACAGCCTTAACAAAAGGACTCATCGCAATCTTGATACGCGTATTTTCAGGACAAAGTCCTGGAGATATAGCGAAAGCCTCACTTGGATTTATTGAAGAAGTAGGTCTTGCAAAGTTTTTGTCGATCTCACGACGAAACGGACTCTTTTCTATGGTACAAAAACTAAAAGGTTACGCAGAAAAAGTATAA